Within the Methanomicrobium sp. W14 genome, the region GATTTCTGATTCTGTACGGCTTATCATCGATAACAACGTATTCCGTGTCATTTGTGTGGTAGTGAAGAGCGTTTTTAATCCTGTATTCTTCGCCGTTGATAAGATATTTTTCCTCGTTTCTGCACGTGAACTTCCGGATTTCTCCAACGTTTATCATCTCGTCGCCGTCTATTATGTATTCGGTGTTTCCGGCTATTATGTGGCGGGCGTTTTCAAAAGTTCTCTTTAAACCGTTTACAAGATAGCTTTCGGGTTCATCCGAGTAATACTCAAGGTCAGCCATCTTTGAAAATTCGTCGCCTTCATCTGTGTCGCAGTTCCTGTCATCATTTTTGGTGTAACTGTTTTCCGTCTGGTTTTCAGGGCCGGGTTCGTTTGAAGATAAACTGCGTGATTCCTTGAGCAGTCTGTCATAATCGCTTCTTTTTGCGCTGTCAGAGAGAGTTTCGTATGCCTCATTTACTAGTATGAACATCTTTTTTGCATTCGGGTGCGTGGACGTATCAGGGTGAAATGCCCTTGCAAGGCTTCTGTATGCTTTTTTTATCTCGTTTTCGTCTGCATCGTCGTCAATACCAAGAATCTCGTAATAATCTTCTGTATCCTCTCTTTCAGGCATGTGTTTCTCAGATCTGAGTATTTTTTTCA harbors:
- a CDS encoding DnaJ domain-containing protein translates to MPEREDTEDYYEILGIDDDADENEIKKAYRSLARAFHPDTSTHPNAKKMFILVNEAYETLSDSAKRSDYDRLLKESRSLSSNEPGPENQTENSYTKNDDRNCDTDEGDEFSKMADLEYYSDEPESYLVNGLKRTFENARHIIAGNTEYIIDGDEMINVGEIRKFTCRNEEKYLINGEEYRIKNALHYHTNDTEYVVIDDKPYRIRNP